A DNA window from Porphyromonas gingivalis ATCC 33277 contains the following coding sequences:
- the mrdA gene encoding penicillin-binding protein 2, translated as MSKQRKDPNEKHRFLLVIATICVVFIYAIRLFYLQILSPNYKARADSNAFYQKPVYPSRGVIYDRNGELLVYNEPAYDLVAVTKEVGEFDTLALYQTLNVEPEYVRKRFQDIRDRRINPGYSPYVPQLLLAQLNPREAGRFQEQLFKFPGFSIRPRAIRQYKYHGAAHVLGYLSEANMRDLERDSSLIAGDYVGRSGIERQYEKTLRGEKGIEVLLRDARGRIKGHYSDGKYDSPAIPGRDLTLSIDSKLQTLGEQLMQGKRGAIVMIEPETGEVLCLVSSPSYDPSLLAGKDRGKNHLEMEHDRNKPLYARAIQATYPPGSTFKPAQGAIFLQEGVIRPTDAFSCYHGFPPLNNRPACHSHGSPLSLVPALATSCNAFFCWGLRAMLDSRRFYPSVQEAFEHWKNRIVGLGFGYRLGLDLPGERRGYIPNSKVYDKAYKGRWNSSTIISISIGQGEILATPLQIANLGVIIANRGRYRRPHVVKAIQGIPLDTAYTNWQNSGISPANMEYIVEGMARAVTGGTCHAANFAPGEIEVCGKTGTAENPHGKDHSAFLGFAPRNNPKVVVSVYVENGGFGAVYGVPIGRVMMEYYLREGKLSPEGEAVATKMSNTAIHYSNVF; from the coding sequence ATGAGTAAACAGCGGAAAGATCCCAACGAAAAACATCGTTTCCTATTGGTGATAGCCACTATCTGTGTGGTATTCATCTATGCGATACGCCTTTTCTATTTGCAAATCCTAAGTCCGAACTATAAGGCTCGTGCCGATAGCAATGCTTTCTATCAGAAGCCTGTATATCCTTCGCGTGGGGTGATATACGACCGCAACGGAGAGCTCCTCGTGTATAACGAACCGGCCTATGACCTTGTAGCCGTGACGAAAGAGGTAGGCGAATTCGATACCCTTGCCCTGTACCAGACCTTGAATGTGGAGCCGGAGTATGTACGCAAGCGTTTTCAGGACATAAGGGATCGTCGTATCAACCCCGGCTATTCGCCTTACGTACCTCAACTCCTGCTGGCGCAATTGAACCCTCGCGAAGCGGGACGTTTTCAGGAGCAGCTGTTCAAATTCCCGGGCTTTTCCATTCGTCCCCGTGCCATCCGTCAATATAAGTATCATGGAGCCGCACATGTGCTGGGCTATCTTTCCGAAGCGAATATGCGTGACTTAGAGCGCGACAGCTCGCTCATTGCCGGCGACTATGTGGGTAGAAGCGGTATAGAGCGTCAGTACGAGAAAACGCTCCGAGGCGAAAAAGGGATAGAAGTCCTGCTTCGTGACGCTCGCGGTCGTATCAAAGGACACTACTCCGATGGCAAATACGATTCGCCGGCCATTCCCGGACGCGATCTGACCCTTTCGATCGACAGCAAGCTACAGACACTGGGCGAACAGCTGATGCAGGGGAAGCGCGGAGCTATAGTAATGATCGAACCGGAGACGGGGGAAGTACTCTGTCTCGTCTCTTCACCCTCCTACGATCCCTCGCTACTTGCCGGTAAGGACAGGGGGAAAAATCATCTGGAGATGGAACATGATCGAAACAAGCCCCTGTATGCCCGTGCCATTCAGGCCACCTATCCTCCCGGCTCCACTTTCAAACCGGCACAAGGGGCTATCTTTCTGCAGGAAGGGGTGATCAGGCCTACGGATGCTTTTAGCTGTTATCACGGTTTCCCTCCCCTGAACAACAGACCGGCCTGTCACAGCCACGGCTCTCCGCTCAGTCTGGTGCCGGCATTGGCCACCAGCTGTAATGCCTTCTTCTGCTGGGGGCTTCGTGCCATGCTGGACAGCAGGCGGTTCTATCCTTCCGTTCAGGAGGCATTCGAGCATTGGAAGAACAGGATCGTCGGACTGGGGTTCGGCTACAGGCTTGGACTGGATCTGCCCGGGGAGAGGCGAGGCTATATCCCCAACAGCAAGGTGTACGACAAGGCTTATAAGGGGCGATGGAATTCCTCCACCATTATTTCCATCTCGATCGGTCAGGGCGAAATCCTGGCCACTCCGCTCCAAATAGCCAATCTGGGTGTCATCATTGCCAACAGGGGACGCTATCGCCGTCCGCATGTGGTGAAAGCCATTCAGGGGATCCCCCTCGATACAGCTTATACGAACTGGCAGAATAGCGGCATCAGTCCGGCGAATATGGAGTATATAGTAGAAGGAATGGCGAGAGCCGTAACGGGCGGAACCTGTCATGCAGCCAACTTCGCCCCGGGGGAAATAGAGGTATGTGGCAAGACGGGTACAGCCGAGAATCCTCACGGTAAAGACCACTCGGCTTTCCTTGGCTTTGCCCCTCGCAACAATCCGAAGGTGGTCGTATCCGTCTATGTGGAGAACGGCGGCTTCGGAGCCGTGTACGGAGTCCCCATCGGACGAGTAATGATGGAGTATTATCTCCGCGAAGGCAAACTGTCTCCGGAGGGCGAAGCCGTGGCCACGAAGATGTCCAACACTGCAATTCACTACAGCAATGTCTTTTAA
- the rodA gene encoding rod shape-determining protein RodA, whose amino-acid sequence MSFKRDRGDYKGRIDWFTIILYLLLVVAGWFAVCGASYDFDISHLFMMGGRPMMQLLWIGLAVVIGFMVLLMETDIFESLAPVFYAAMLGLLALTILIAPDIKGSHSWLVIGPLRLQPAEFAKVTTALFLAWKLNQNDFVLQGMKAYASTFAIILIPVLLILMQNETGSALVYIAFFLALYREGMSGVFIGIAFCAVLFFVTALKLQGDVWWGHTDAAEWSVVSMAFVIGFFLVRIYTKERGRFYVVAAGLTAVTYAVAIVLSYFVSVDFVLVAYGLLAALIVWALSMAIKRYVLSYALIAVFALCSVGYFYSVDYVFNKVMQPHQQMRIRVALGIEDDLRGGGYNVDQSKIAIGSGGFMGKGFLKGTQTKLKYVPEQDTDFIFCTVGEEQGFLGSVLLLIGYATLIIRIVALAERQTKVFSRVYGHSVAAILLFHLSINVGMVIGLVPVIGIPLPFFSYGGSSLWGFTLLIFIFLRLDADRDCR is encoded by the coding sequence ATGTCTTTTAAGAGAGATCGAGGCGATTATAAGGGACGGATCGATTGGTTTACCATCATTCTGTATCTGCTGCTCGTCGTGGCCGGTTGGTTTGCTGTCTGCGGCGCAAGTTACGACTTCGACATATCCCACCTTTTCATGATGGGCGGTCGTCCGATGATGCAGCTCCTGTGGATCGGTCTCGCGGTGGTGATAGGCTTTATGGTTCTGCTCATGGAGACGGATATTTTCGAGTCGCTGGCTCCCGTCTTCTATGCCGCCATGTTGGGGCTTTTGGCTCTGACCATACTGATAGCTCCGGATATAAAAGGCTCGCATTCGTGGCTGGTGATAGGACCGTTGCGACTCCAGCCGGCCGAATTTGCCAAGGTGACTACAGCCCTCTTCCTGGCATGGAAGCTGAATCAGAACGACTTCGTCCTGCAGGGAATGAAGGCCTATGCCTCCACTTTTGCCATTATCCTCATCCCCGTACTGCTTATCCTGATGCAGAACGAAACGGGGTCTGCCCTCGTCTATATAGCTTTTTTCCTTGCCCTCTATCGTGAGGGAATGTCCGGCGTATTCATCGGCATTGCCTTCTGTGCCGTCCTCTTTTTCGTCACGGCTCTGAAGCTGCAAGGCGATGTGTGGTGGGGACATACGGATGCCGCCGAATGGTCTGTGGTCTCGATGGCTTTTGTGATAGGATTCTTCCTCGTGCGGATCTATACCAAGGAGCGAGGACGCTTCTATGTCGTGGCGGCAGGGCTTACTGCTGTCACCTATGCCGTAGCCATAGTGCTGTCGTACTTCGTGTCGGTGGATTTTGTCCTCGTGGCATACGGTCTCTTGGCAGCATTGATCGTATGGGCTTTGTCAATGGCCATCAAGCGGTATGTACTGTCGTATGCGCTGATAGCCGTTTTCGCCCTGTGTTCGGTGGGCTACTTCTATTCGGTGGACTATGTATTCAACAAAGTGATGCAGCCCCACCAGCAGATGCGTATCAGGGTTGCCTTGGGAATAGAGGACGATTTGCGCGGAGGAGGATACAATGTAGACCAGTCCAAGATAGCTATCGGCTCGGGCGGATTTATGGGCAAGGGGTTCCTGAAAGGGACACAGACCAAACTGAAATATGTGCCCGAGCAGGATACGGACTTTATCTTCTGTACCGTGGGCGAAGAGCAGGGGTTCTTAGGCTCCGTGCTGTTGCTGATCGGCTATGCCACGCTGATCATACGGATCGTTGCGTTGGCGGAGCGTCAGACCAAAGTCTTCTCGCGCGTCTATGGCCATAGCGTGGCGGCCATATTGCTCTTCCACCTCTCGATCAATGTCGGGATGGTGATCGGCCTGGTACCCGTTATCGGTATTCCCCTTCCCTTTTTCAGCTATGGAGGATCTTCTCTTTGGGGCTTTACCCTGTTGATCTTCATTTTTCTCCGGCTCGATGCCGACCGAGACTGCCGGTAG
- a CDS encoding DUF6080 domain-containing protein, translated as MIRKGAIGRLLCRYREEAVLCCILSLLYGALTMHIASTGLLTPHDGLIGAYLGYDNYYRFETAGGVFDISHPFLNLFYALNRFGFVTIGGESLALGICLTLMTLCTAAGVTATYAYLRRVAGQGRTRSLLVTLLSAGSFTALTLPFTIESYPLSFFLLPLSITVLSVRYKMRGSFGGGTIRWFAFLLGGITLTNVAKPALAFLLEKGTIGSRIRKGAALAGAFSLTVLLIGLLFTYRAAKQGQPENDPRTLAIRMFDFRQGADESVAEYFGHPLLISDLAPARRYEETTLRPTPYRRPWSYIVPLLFLSTVVAAPLLRRREKLVWLLLLYLSVDVGVNVIGGYGMNEAVIFGGHWVFLWPMLLGWIYRSIPRKAYRPMDMAVFLFAAVQTVHNLSVILLRLHL; from the coding sequence ATGATACGAAAGGGAGCCATCGGAAGACTGCTCTGTCGGTACCGAGAGGAAGCCGTTCTATGCTGCATACTCAGCCTGCTATACGGAGCACTGACAATGCACATCGCATCCACCGGACTGCTGACGCCACACGACGGACTCATCGGTGCATATCTGGGCTATGACAACTACTATCGCTTCGAAACGGCAGGAGGTGTCTTCGACATAAGCCATCCCTTCCTGAACCTCTTCTATGCCCTCAATCGGTTCGGATTCGTCACAATCGGAGGAGAGAGCTTAGCTCTCGGCATTTGTCTGACCTTGATGACGTTGTGCACGGCAGCAGGCGTAACGGCCACCTACGCCTATCTCCGCCGCGTGGCGGGTCAGGGACGGACGAGGAGCCTGCTCGTCACCCTCCTGTCGGCCGGCAGCTTCACAGCCCTTACCCTGCCGTTCACTATCGAGAGCTATCCGCTCTCGTTCTTCCTGCTTCCCCTTTCCATCACCGTACTGTCCGTTCGGTACAAGATGCGTGGGAGTTTCGGCGGAGGCACCATTCGCTGGTTTGCCTTTCTGCTGGGAGGAATCACCCTGACCAACGTGGCCAAACCGGCCTTGGCTTTCCTTTTGGAAAAAGGGACGATAGGCTCGCGAATCAGGAAAGGAGCAGCCTTGGCAGGAGCTTTCTCGCTCACCGTCCTGCTGATCGGCCTGCTTTTCACCTATCGGGCGGCCAAACAGGGACAACCCGAGAACGATCCGCGTACGCTGGCCATCCGCATGTTCGACTTCCGGCAGGGAGCCGACGAATCGGTAGCCGAATACTTCGGCCATCCGCTCCTGATCAGCGATCTGGCTCCGGCGCGCCGATACGAAGAGACCACCCTGCGCCCTACTCCCTATCGCCGGCCCTGGTCGTATATCGTGCCGCTGCTTTTCCTCTCGACGGTTGTCGCCGCCCCCTTGCTGAGGCGAAGGGAAAAGCTCGTTTGGCTGCTGCTCCTATATCTGTCAGTGGATGTAGGGGTCAATGTGATCGGAGGATACGGGATGAACGAAGCGGTGATATTCGGAGGACATTGGGTCTTTCTCTGGCCTATGTTGTTGGGATGGATTTACCGGTCGATCCCTCGGAAAGCCTACCGCCCGATGGATATGGCAGTCTTCCTGTTTGCAGCCGTGCAGACGGTGCACAACCTCTCGGTCATACTGCTGCGCCTGCATCTCTGA